A genome region from Mycolicibacterium litorale includes the following:
- a CDS encoding eL24 family ribosomal protein — MRRSVAVIWHASFSVIAAVLYFFFVLPRWFELMGSTSHTLGTVLRIVTAALIGLAALPVVFTLLRTRRPEYGTPQLALRLRIASIALHVLAAALILGAAISEIWLDLDSAGPWLFGIYGAAAAIALLGIFGFYLAFVAEMPPPPPKPLKPKAKTGRRGRRKAAQEATTDEATADEATTEDAELAESDHAAEPAATPTDTSDSDTSESESSESSESALTGAASEADTSEAEPAGNGRLRNRRPSGKGDSPRRRRRSRGGIALED; from the coding sequence ATGCGGCGCTCGGTCGCGGTCATCTGGCACGCATCGTTCTCCGTCATCGCTGCAGTTCTGTACTTCTTCTTCGTCCTGCCGCGCTGGTTCGAGCTGATGGGTTCGACGTCGCACACGCTCGGCACGGTGTTGCGCATCGTCACCGCGGCGCTGATCGGTCTGGCCGCGCTCCCCGTGGTGTTCACACTGCTGCGCACGCGCAGGCCGGAGTACGGCACACCGCAGCTGGCGCTTCGGCTGCGGATCGCGTCGATCGCGCTGCACGTGCTGGCCGCCGCGTTGATCCTGGGCGCGGCGATCAGCGAGATCTGGCTGGACCTCGACTCCGCCGGGCCGTGGCTGTTCGGCATCTACGGCGCGGCCGCAGCGATTGCGCTGCTCGGCATCTTCGGCTTCTACCTGGCGTTTGTCGCCGAGATGCCGCCGCCACCGCCCAAACCGCTCAAGCCCAAGGCCAAGACCGGGCGCCGTGGCCGTCGCAAGGCCGCGCAAGAAGCCACCACCGACGAGGCGACGGCTGACGAAGCCACCACCGAGGACGCCGAACTGGCGGAGTCCGACCACGCCGCGGAACCGGCGGCGACGCCCACCGACACCTCCGACTCCGACACCTCCGAGTCCGAGTCCTCCGAGTCCTCCGAGTCGGCGTTAACCGGAGCCGCGTCCGAGGCCGACACCAGCGAAGCCGAACCCGCCGGCAACGGCCGGTTGCGCAACCGGCGCCCGTCCGGCAAGGGTGATTCTCCGCGCCGACGCCGCCGTTCGCGCGGCGGTATCGCGCTCGAAGACTGA
- a CDS encoding aminotransferase class I/II-fold pyridoxal phosphate-dependent enzyme: MSFHSLSRDDLTAQHEQQRRAYAELQAKGLHLDLTRGKPSPEQLDLSNALLELPGRDTFKDSDGTDVRNYGGLHGLPELRAIFGELLGIPVPNLIAGNNASLELMHDTVVFSLLYGGVDSPKPWKDEPVVKFLCPAPGYDRHFALTENLGIEMLPVPMREDGPDVDLIEELVAADPAIKGMWCVPVFGNPTGITYSWEVVRRLVQMRTAASDFRIFWDNAYAVHTLTPEFVRQVDVLGLAAAAGNQNRPLVFASTSKITFAGAGVSFLGGSLGNIAWYLQHAGKKSIGPDKLNQLRHLKFFGDADGVRLHMQRHRELLAPKFALVGEILEDRLGESKIASWTDPKGGYFVSLDVWPGTARRTVALAKDAGIAVTEAGSAFPYRKDPEDKNIRIAPSFPSLDDLRGAIDGLATCALLAATESLLG, from the coding sequence GTGTCGTTCCACTCTCTCAGCCGCGACGATCTGACCGCCCAGCATGAGCAGCAGCGGCGCGCCTACGCCGAGCTGCAGGCCAAGGGTCTGCACCTGGACCTGACGCGCGGGAAGCCGTCGCCGGAGCAGCTCGACCTGTCCAATGCGCTGCTCGAACTCCCGGGCAGGGACACCTTCAAAGACAGCGACGGCACCGACGTCCGCAACTACGGCGGCCTGCACGGGCTGCCCGAACTGCGCGCGATCTTCGGCGAACTGCTCGGCATCCCGGTGCCCAACCTGATCGCCGGCAACAACGCCAGCCTCGAGCTGATGCACGACACGGTGGTGTTCTCGCTGCTGTACGGCGGCGTCGACTCACCCAAGCCGTGGAAAGACGAGCCCGTCGTCAAGTTCCTCTGCCCGGCCCCCGGTTACGACCGGCACTTCGCGCTCACCGAGAACTTGGGGATCGAGATGCTGCCCGTGCCGATGCGCGAGGACGGGCCCGACGTCGACCTGATCGAGGAACTCGTCGCCGCCGACCCGGCCATCAAGGGCATGTGGTGCGTGCCGGTGTTCGGCAACCCCACCGGCATCACCTACTCCTGGGAGGTGGTCCGTCGGCTGGTTCAGATGCGCACCGCCGCAAGTGATTTCCGCATCTTCTGGGACAACGCCTACGCGGTGCACACGCTGACCCCTGAGTTCGTGCGCCAGGTCGACGTCCTCGGCCTGGCGGCCGCGGCGGGCAACCAGAACCGGCCGCTGGTGTTCGCCTCGACCAGCAAGATCACCTTCGCCGGGGCGGGTGTGAGCTTCCTCGGCGGCTCGCTGGGCAACATCGCGTGGTACCTGCAGCACGCGGGGAAGAAGTCGATCGGCCCGGACAAGCTCAACCAGTTGCGGCACCTGAAGTTCTTCGGTGACGCCGACGGCGTGCGCCTGCACATGCAACGCCACCGCGAACTGCTGGCGCCCAAGTTCGCGCTCGTCGGCGAGATCCTCGAGGACCGCCTCGGCGAGTCGAAGATCGCCTCGTGGACGGACCCCAAGGGCGGCTACTTCGTCAGCCTCGACGTATGGCCGGGGACCGCCAGGCGCACGGTTGCGCTGGCCAAGGACGCGGGGATCGCGGTGACCGAAGCCGGGTCGGCGTTCCCGTACCGAAAAGATCCGGAGGACAAGAACATCCGGATCGCCCCGTCGTTCCCGTCGTTGGACGACCTGCGGGGGGCCATCGACGGTCTGGCGACGTGCGCGCTGCTGGCCGCCACCGAGTCGCTGCTCGGTTGA
- a CDS encoding DNA polymerase III subunits gamma/tau, with protein sequence MALYRKYRPATFAEVVGQEHVTEPLSTALSAGRINHAYLFSGPRGCGKTSSARILARSLNCSQGPTPTPCGTCDSCVALAPNGPGNMDVTELDAASHGGVDDTRELRDRAFYAPAQSRYRIFIVDEAHMVTTAGFNALLKIVEEPPEHLIFVFATTEPEKVLPTIRSRTHHYPFRLLAPKTMRTLLERICADEGVTVDDAVYPLVIRAGGGSPRDTLSVLDQLLAGASGDRVEYGRALALLGATDVALIDDAVDALAAGDAAALFGAVESVIDAGHDPRRFATDLLERFRDLIVLQAVPDAAARGVVDAPGDVLDRMRDQAARLGAATLARYAEVVHAGLGEMRGATAPRLLLEVVCARLLLPSASDTESALLQRVERIETRLDMSIPASDMPAVTRAAEPGKTFMRRSQAQDAPAPTEPAPAPRPEPAPRPATPPPTPPPPAPEPVSRPEPTPPSAEPTPPSPPPVRPPADPVVEVPATAPPAAGAPNAAAVRSMWTTVREKVRQRSRTIDVMLAGAIVRAVENDTLVLSHESAPLAKRLVEQRNSDVIREALKDALGVNWKIHCEAGGAPANAPAEPVRSAPVAPPPPPEDDEESMLAEAVHEDAGPRRDPEEAALELLQNELGARRIEGS encoded by the coding sequence GTGGCGCTCTACCGCAAGTACCGACCGGCGACCTTCGCGGAGGTGGTCGGGCAGGAACATGTCACCGAGCCGCTGTCCACCGCGCTCTCGGCGGGCCGGATCAACCACGCCTACCTGTTCTCCGGTCCGCGGGGCTGCGGAAAGACGTCGTCGGCGCGCATCCTGGCCCGTTCGCTGAACTGCTCGCAGGGGCCGACCCCGACGCCGTGTGGCACGTGTGACTCGTGTGTCGCGCTGGCGCCGAACGGGCCGGGCAACATGGACGTCACCGAACTCGACGCCGCCAGTCACGGCGGTGTCGACGACACCCGCGAACTGCGTGACCGCGCGTTCTACGCCCCGGCGCAGTCGCGCTACCGCATCTTCATCGTCGACGAAGCGCACATGGTCACCACGGCCGGCTTCAACGCGCTGCTCAAGATCGTCGAGGAGCCGCCGGAGCACCTGATCTTCGTGTTCGCCACCACCGAACCGGAGAAGGTGCTGCCGACGATCCGGTCGCGCACCCACCACTACCCGTTCCGGCTGTTGGCGCCCAAGACGATGCGGACGTTGCTGGAGCGCATCTGCGCCGACGAAGGCGTCACCGTCGACGACGCGGTGTATCCGTTGGTGATCCGCGCCGGCGGCGGTTCACCGCGCGACACGCTCTCGGTGCTCGACCAGTTGCTTGCCGGGGCTTCCGGCGACCGGGTCGAGTACGGCCGCGCGCTGGCGCTGCTGGGCGCCACCGACGTCGCGCTGATCGACGACGCGGTCGACGCGCTGGCCGCCGGTGACGCCGCCGCACTGTTCGGTGCCGTGGAATCCGTGATCGACGCCGGACACGATCCGCGCCGGTTCGCCACGGATCTGCTCGAGCGTTTCCGCGATCTCATCGTGCTGCAGGCGGTGCCCGACGCCGCCGCGCGCGGGGTGGTCGACGCGCCCGGTGACGTTCTCGACCGGATGCGGGACCAGGCCGCCCGGCTGGGGGCCGCGACGCTGGCCCGCTATGCGGAGGTGGTGCACGCCGGGCTGGGGGAGATGCGCGGCGCCACCGCTCCCCGGTTGCTGCTCGAGGTGGTGTGCGCGCGGCTGTTGCTGCCGTCCGCCAGCGATACGGAATCGGCTCTGCTGCAACGGGTCGAGCGCATCGAAACCCGCCTCGACATGTCGATCCCGGCCTCGGACATGCCTGCGGTCACCCGTGCGGCGGAGCCGGGCAAGACGTTCATGCGCAGAAGCCAGGCGCAGGACGCACCCGCGCCGACCGAGCCGGCGCCTGCGCCGCGTCCGGAGCCTGCGCCGCGTCCGGCGACTCCTCCGCCCACCCCGCCTCCGCCGGCTCCGGAACCGGTGTCGCGGCCCGAGCCGACGCCACCGTCCGCCGAGCCGACTCCACCGTCGCCGCCTCCGGTGCGCCCGCCCGCTGACCCGGTGGTCGAGGTGCCTGCGACGGCGCCCCCGGCGGCCGGTGCACCCAACGCCGCGGCCGTGCGCAGCATGTGGACCACGGTTCGGGAGAAGGTGAGGCAGCGCAGCCGCACCATCGACGTGATGCTCGCCGGCGCCATCGTGCGCGCGGTGGAGAACGACACGCTGGTGCTGAGCCACGAGTCCGCGCCGCTGGCGAAACGACTTGTCGAACAACGGAACTCCGACGTCATCCGCGAGGCGCTCAAGGATGCGCTCGGCGTGAACTGGAAGATCCACTGCGAAGCCGGCGGCGCGCCGGCGAATGCTCCCGCGGAGCCGGTTCGTTCGGCACCCGTCGCTCCGCCTCCGCCGCCGGAGGACGATGAAGAGAGCATGCTCGCCGAAGCGGTTCACGAGGACGCCGGTCCGCGGCGTGATCCGGAGGAAGCCGCGCTCGAACTGCTGCAGAACGAACTCGGTGCCCGCCGAATCGAAGGCAGTTAG
- a CDS encoding class I SAM-dependent methyltransferase — protein sequence MTKRVPEQKLTLAEILEIFVAGEEPLKFSAYDGSTAGPADATLGLELKTPRGTTYLATAPGDLGLARAYVSGDLDLVGVHPGDPYDLLHALTAKMDFKLPPPRVLANIVRSIGIEHLKPIAPPPQETLPRWRRIAEGLRHSKTRDAEVIHHHYDVSNAFYEWVLGPSMTYTCACYPSPDATLEEAQENKYRLVFEKLRLQPGDRLLDVGCGWGGMVRHAARHGVKAVGVTLSKEQALWGQKAIADEGLTDLAEIRHGDYRDVREIGFDAVSSIGLTEHIGVHNYPSYFRFLQSKLRHGGLLLNHCITRPDNRSAPTAGGFIDRYVFPDGELTGSGRIITEAQDVGLEVVHEENLRHHYALTLRDWCRNLVEHWDEAVAEVGLGTAKVWGLYMAGSRLGFETNIVQLHQVLAVKLDERGNDGGLPLRPWWSA from the coding sequence ATGACGAAACGTGTACCGGAACAGAAGCTGACGCTGGCCGAGATCCTCGAGATCTTCGTCGCCGGCGAGGAACCGTTGAAATTCAGCGCCTATGACGGCAGCACCGCCGGCCCGGCGGACGCCACGCTCGGCCTCGAATTGAAGACGCCCCGCGGCACCACCTATCTGGCCACCGCGCCGGGCGATCTGGGCCTGGCGCGTGCGTACGTGTCCGGTGACCTCGACCTCGTCGGTGTGCATCCCGGCGATCCGTACGATCTGCTCCACGCGCTGACCGCGAAAATGGATTTCAAGCTGCCGCCGCCCAGGGTGCTGGCGAACATCGTGCGCTCCATCGGGATCGAACACCTCAAGCCGATCGCGCCGCCGCCGCAGGAGACGCTGCCCCGCTGGCGCCGCATCGCGGAAGGACTGCGGCACAGCAAGACCCGCGACGCCGAAGTCATCCACCACCACTACGACGTGTCGAATGCGTTCTACGAGTGGGTGCTCGGCCCGTCGATGACCTACACCTGCGCGTGCTACCCCAGCCCCGACGCGACACTCGAAGAAGCGCAGGAGAACAAGTACCGGCTGGTGTTCGAGAAGCTGCGGCTGCAGCCCGGCGACCGCTTGCTCGACGTCGGCTGCGGCTGGGGCGGCATGGTGCGGCACGCGGCACGTCACGGCGTGAAGGCCGTCGGTGTCACCTTGTCGAAGGAACAGGCGCTGTGGGGGCAGAAGGCGATCGCCGACGAGGGCCTGACCGACCTGGCGGAGATTCGGCACGGCGATTACCGCGACGTGCGCGAGATCGGGTTCGACGCCGTGTCGTCGATCGGGCTGACCGAACACATCGGCGTGCACAACTACCCGTCGTATTTCCGGTTCCTGCAGTCGAAGCTGCGCCACGGCGGCCTGTTGCTCAACCACTGCATCACCCGACCGGACAACCGCTCCGCGCCGACAGCGGGCGGATTCATCGACCGCTACGTGTTCCCCGACGGTGAGCTCACCGGGTCCGGCCGCATCATCACCGAGGCGCAGGACGTCGGCCTCGAGGTGGTGCACGAGGAGAACCTGCGGCACCACTACGCGCTGACGCTGCGCGACTGGTGCCGCAACCTCGTCGAGCACTGGGACGAGGCGGTCGCCGAGGTGGGGCTGGGCACCGCGAAGGTGTGGGGGCTCTACATGGCGGGCTCGCGGCTGGGCTTCGAGACGAACATCGTTCAGCTACACCAGGTTTTGGCGGTCAAGCTGGACGAGCGCGGTAACGACGGCGGGCTGCCGTTGCGGCCGTGGTGGTCGGCCTAG
- a CDS encoding FAD-binding oxidoreductase: MSVVPTDARAAHAAGVERLLASYRAIPPTATVRLAKPTSNLFRARAKATAKGLDVSGLTDVIAVDPDARTADVAGMCTYENLVAATLPYGLAPLVVPQLKTITLGGAVTGLGIESTSFRNGLPHESVLEMDILTGTGEVITANRDLCSDLFHAFPNSYGTLGYSVRLKIELEPVKPFVALRHLRFTSLTELVETMDRIVETRGLDGDPVDYLDGVVFSADESYLCVGVRTSTPGPVSDYTGQQIYYRSIQHESGEKHDRLTILDYLWRWDTDWFWCSRAFGAQNPRIRRFWPHRYRRSSFYWKLIGYDQRFDIADRIEKRNGRPPRERVVQDIEVPIGRTAEFLDWFLKNVPIEPIWLCPLRLRDDSSWPLYPIRPRHTYVNVGFWSSVPVGPEEGHTNRLIERKVSELDGHKSLYSDAYYSEDEFHELYGGETYKTVKKAYDPDSRLLDLYAKAVQRR; encoded by the coding sequence GTGTCTGTTGTCCCGACCGACGCACGGGCTGCTCACGCCGCAGGCGTGGAGCGGCTACTCGCCAGCTACCGGGCGATTCCGCCGACCGCCACCGTGCGTCTCGCCAAACCAACCTCCAACCTGTTCCGGGCACGCGCGAAGGCCACCGCCAAGGGTCTCGACGTGTCCGGCCTGACCGATGTGATCGCCGTCGACCCCGACGCCCGCACCGCCGACGTCGCCGGCATGTGCACCTACGAGAACCTGGTCGCCGCGACGCTGCCGTACGGACTGGCCCCACTGGTGGTGCCGCAGCTCAAGACCATCACGCTCGGCGGGGCGGTGACGGGGCTGGGCATCGAGTCGACGTCGTTCCGCAACGGTCTGCCGCACGAGTCGGTGCTGGAGATGGACATCCTCACCGGCACGGGCGAGGTGATCACCGCGAATCGAGACCTGTGCTCGGACCTCTTTCATGCGTTTCCCAACTCCTACGGCACGCTCGGGTACTCGGTGCGGCTGAAGATCGAGCTCGAACCGGTCAAACCGTTCGTCGCGCTGCGTCATCTGCGCTTCACCTCGCTGACCGAACTGGTCGAGACGATGGATCGCATCGTCGAAACGCGCGGTCTCGACGGTGACCCTGTCGACTACCTCGACGGTGTGGTGTTCAGCGCCGACGAGAGCTACCTGTGTGTGGGCGTGCGGACGTCGACGCCGGGCCCGGTCAGCGACTACACCGGCCAGCAGATCTACTACCGCTCCATCCAGCACGAGAGCGGTGAGAAGCACGACCGGCTAACCATCCTTGACTACCTGTGGCGCTGGGACACGGACTGGTTCTGGTGCTCGCGGGCTTTCGGGGCGCAGAACCCGAGGATCCGGCGGTTCTGGCCGCACCGCTACCGCCGGAGCAGCTTCTACTGGAAGCTCATCGGCTACGACCAGCGGTTCGACATCGCCGACCGCATCGAGAAGCGCAACGGCCGGCCGCCCCGGGAACGCGTCGTGCAGGACATCGAGGTACCGATCGGCCGCACCGCCGAGTTCCTCGACTGGTTCTTGAAGAATGTGCCCATCGAACCGATCTGGCTGTGCCCGTTGCGGTTACGCGATGACAGCAGCTGGCCGCTGTACCCGATCCGTCCGCGGCACACCTACGTCAACGTCGGCTTCTGGTCGTCGGTGCCGGTCGGGCCCGAGGAGGGCCACACGAACAGGCTCATCGAGCGCAAGGTCAGTGAACTCGACGGTCACAAATCGCTGTACTCGGACGCGTACTACTCCGAGGACGAGTTTCACGAACTGTACGGAGGCGAGACGTACAAGACGGTCAAGAAGGCCTACGACCCCGACTCCCGTCTGCTCGACCTCTATGCCAAGGCGGTGCAGAGAAGATGA
- a CDS encoding SRPBCC family protein: MGQVSASSTVMINAEPAAVLAAVADYQTVRPKILSEHYRDYRVLEGGQGAGTVATWKLQATKSRVRDVKASVDVAGHTVIEKDATSTLVTNYTVAPAGAGSSVTVKTSWTGAGGVKGFFEKTFAPLGLKKIQAQVLDNLKREVEKGA; the protein is encoded by the coding sequence ATGGGACAGGTCAGCGCGTCCAGCACCGTCATGATCAACGCCGAGCCCGCGGCAGTGCTGGCGGCCGTCGCCGACTATCAGACCGTCCGCCCGAAGATCCTCTCCGAGCACTACCGCGACTACCGGGTGCTCGAGGGTGGCCAGGGTGCCGGCACCGTCGCCACCTGGAAACTGCAGGCCACCAAGTCGCGGGTGCGCGACGTCAAGGCCAGCGTCGACGTGGCCGGTCATACCGTGATCGAGAAGGACGCCACTTCGACGCTGGTGACCAACTACACCGTCGCGCCCGCGGGCGCGGGGTCGTCGGTCACGGTCAAGACGTCGTGGACCGGCGCCGGTGGCGTCAAGGGCTTCTTCGAGAAGACGTTCGCGCCGCTCGGGCTGAAGAAGATCCAGGCGCAGGTGCTCGACAACCTCAAGCGTGAGGTCGAGAAGGGCGCCTGA
- a CDS encoding Rv3717 family N-acetylmuramoyl-L-alanine amidase — protein sequence MPARLRVGAAIATSLLVAASTFATTTFAAPASAAPANIAGKIVFLDPGHNGANDASISRQVPTGRGGTKDCQASGTSTEDGYPEHTFAWDTTLRIRAALTALGVRTAMSRGNDNALGPCVDERAALANSVRPNAIVSVHADGGPPTGRGFHVLYSSPPLNDAQAGPAVQFARIMRDQLSGSGFVPSTYIGSGGLNPRSDIAGLNLAQYPSILVELGNMKNPADSAVMKTAEGRQRYADAVVRGIAAFLALS from the coding sequence GTGCCTGCCCGCCTGCGTGTCGGAGCCGCGATCGCCACCAGCCTGCTCGTCGCCGCCTCGACTTTCGCCACGACGACGTTCGCCGCCCCCGCCTCCGCCGCGCCCGCCAACATCGCCGGCAAGATCGTGTTCCTCGATCCCGGACACAACGGCGCCAACGACGCCTCGATCAGCAGGCAGGTGCCCACCGGCCGCGGCGGCACCAAGGACTGCCAGGCCAGCGGCACCTCGACCGAGGATGGCTATCCCGAGCACACGTTCGCGTGGGACACCACGCTGCGCATCCGGGCCGCGCTGACCGCACTCGGGGTGCGCACCGCGATGTCGCGCGGGAACGACAACGCGCTGGGACCGTGCGTCGACGAGCGGGCCGCGCTGGCCAACTCGGTGCGCCCGAACGCGATCGTGTCGGTGCACGCCGACGGCGGCCCGCCGACCGGCCGCGGATTCCACGTGTTGTACTCGTCGCCCCCGCTCAACGACGCGCAGGCCGGTCCGGCGGTGCAGTTCGCCCGCATCATGCGCGATCAGCTGTCCGGGTCCGGATTCGTGCCGTCGACCTACATCGGTTCGGGCGGGCTCAATCCGCGCAGCGACATCGCCGGCCTCAACCTCGCGCAGTACCCGTCGATCCTGGTCGAACTGGGCAACATGAAGAACCCGGCCGATTCCGCGGTGATGAAGACCGCCGAGGGCAGGCAGCGCTACGCCGACGCGGTCGTGCGCGGTATCGCGGCGTTCCTGGCGTTGTCCTGA
- a CDS encoding YbaB/EbfC family nucleoid-associated protein, with product MQPGGQPDMSALLAQAQQMQQQLMEAQESLANSEVHGQAGGGLVQVTMRGSGEVVSVAIDPKVVDPDDVETLQDLIVGAIADAAKQVTILAHDRLGPLAGGMGGLGIPGL from the coding sequence ATGCAACCCGGTGGCCAGCCCGATATGTCGGCACTCCTCGCCCAGGCGCAGCAGATGCAGCAGCAGCTGATGGAGGCACAGGAGTCGCTCGCGAACTCCGAGGTGCACGGTCAGGCCGGGGGCGGTCTGGTGCAGGTGACGATGAGGGGCAGCGGTGAGGTCGTCTCCGTCGCGATCGACCCCAAGGTCGTCGACCCCGACGACGTGGAGACGCTGCAGGATCTGATCGTCGGTGCGATCGCCGACGCCGCCAAGCAGGTCACCATCCTCGCGCACGACCGGCTCGGGCCGCTCGCAGGCGGGATGGGCGGCCTGGGCATCCCGGGGCTGTAG
- the recR gene encoding recombination mediator RecR has product MFEGPVQDLIDELGKLPGIGPKSAQRIAFHLLSVEPPDIDRLTAVLNRIRDGVKFCEVCGNVSDADRCRICSDPRRDASLVCVVEEPKDVQAVERTREFRGRYHVLGGALDPLSGVGPDQLRIRELLNRIGERVDGVDVAEVIIATDPNTEGEATATYLVRMLRDIPGLSVTRIASGLPMGGDLEFADELTLGRALAGRRAMA; this is encoded by the coding sequence ATGTTTGAGGGCCCCGTACAGGATCTGATCGACGAGCTCGGCAAGCTGCCGGGTATCGGACCGAAGAGCGCGCAGCGCATCGCCTTTCACCTGTTGAGCGTGGAGCCGCCCGACATCGACCGGCTGACCGCCGTGCTCAACCGGATCCGCGACGGGGTCAAGTTCTGCGAGGTGTGCGGCAACGTCTCCGACGCGGACCGCTGCCGCATCTGCAGCGACCCACGGCGCGACGCGTCGCTGGTGTGCGTGGTCGAGGAGCCCAAGGACGTCCAGGCTGTCGAGCGGACGCGGGAGTTCCGCGGCCGCTATCACGTGCTGGGCGGCGCACTCGACCCGTTGAGCGGGGTGGGGCCCGATCAGCTGCGCATCCGTGAGCTGCTGAACCGGATCGGCGAGCGGGTCGACGGCGTCGACGTGGCCGAGGTCATCATCGCCACCGACCCGAACACCGAGGGCGAGGCGACGGCGACGTACCTGGTGCGGATGCTGCGCGACATCCCCGGGCTGTCCGTGACGCGGATCGCGTCCGGGCTGCCGATGGGCGGCGACCTCGAGTTCGCCGACGAGCTCACCCTGGGCCGGGCACTGGCCGGCCGCCGCGCGATGGCCTGA
- a CDS encoding type 1 glutamine amidotransferase produces the protein MSDSTVRIGLVLPDVMGTYGDGGNSVVLRQRLRLRGIDAEVVEITLADPVPAELDLYTLGGAEDYAQRLATKHLQRYPGLQQAAERGAPVLAICAAIQVLGHWYETSSGERVDGVGMLDVTTSPQPARTIGEVVSQPLVDGLSEKLTGFENHRGGTTLGPAAAPLARVEKGAGNREGDGVDGAVQGSVVATYLHGPCLARNPQLADHLLSKVVGDLPPLDLDEVARLRRERLAAPRRA, from the coding sequence ATGAGCGACTCCACGGTGCGGATCGGGCTGGTGCTGCCCGACGTGATGGGCACCTACGGCGACGGCGGCAACTCGGTGGTGCTGCGGCAGCGGTTGCGCTTGCGCGGTATCGACGCCGAGGTCGTGGAGATCACGCTGGCCGATCCGGTGCCCGCGGAACTCGACCTGTACACCCTCGGCGGCGCGGAGGACTACGCGCAACGGCTGGCCACCAAACACCTGCAGCGTTATCCCGGCCTGCAGCAGGCAGCGGAACGCGGCGCGCCGGTGCTGGCGATCTGCGCGGCCATCCAGGTGCTCGGCCACTGGTACGAGACGTCGTCGGGTGAACGGGTCGACGGGGTGGGGATGCTCGACGTCACCACCTCACCGCAGCCTGCCCGCACGATCGGCGAAGTGGTGTCCCAACCGCTGGTCGACGGACTGTCCGAGAAGTTGACCGGCTTCGAGAATCACCGCGGTGGAACCACTCTGGGGCCGGCCGCGGCGCCGCTGGCCCGTGTCGAGAAGGGCGCGGGCAACCGCGAGGGCGACGGCGTCGACGGCGCGGTGCAGGGCAGCGTCGTCGCGACGTACCTGCACGGCCCCTGCCTGGCCCGCAACCCGCAGTTGGCGGACCACCTGCTGAGCAAGGTCGTCGGCGACCTGCCGCCGCTGGATCTCGACGAGGTGGCACGGCTGCGACGGGAACGGCTGGCGGCCCCGCGGCGGGCCTAG